The Camelina sativa cultivar DH55 chromosome 14, Cs, whole genome shotgun sequence genome includes a window with the following:
- the LOC104743165 gene encoding delta-9 desaturase-like 1 protein, protein MGDAAKYDGSSQIKSERKEKRVFFLRKWTQFDVEKASAVVVVHLLCLIAPFYFKWEAILFGAILSHVTNIFITFSYHRSFKLPKWLEYIFAYTALFALQGHPIDWVSTHRFHHQFTDSDRDPHSPIEGFWFSHVLWIFDSDYIREKCGRRNNVMDLKQQWFYRFLGKTMGLHISAFWTLIYLWGGLPYLTWGVGVGGVYAYHMTWLINSACHIWGSQAWNTKDTSRNVWWLGLFTLGESWHNNHHAFEASARHGLEWYQVDVTWYLIRFFQALGLATNVXTNTAKNNLFS, encoded by the exons ATGGGTGACGCAGCTAAGTATGATGGCTCTAGCCAAATCAAATCAGAGCGCAAGgaaaaaagagtgtttttcttaagaaaatggACCCAGTTCGATGTGGAGAAAGCTTCGGCTGTTGTAGTCGTGCATCTGTTGTGTCTAATAGCTCCATTTTACTTCAAATGGGAAGCAATCTTGTTCGGTGCGATTCTCAGCCATGTGACTAACATTTTCATCACATTTTCGTACCACCGGAGCTTTAAGTTACCTAAATGGCTTGAATATATATTCGCCTACACTGCTCTTTTCGCGTTGCAG GGTCATCCAATAGATTGGGTGAGTACACATAGGTTCCATCACCAGTTCACAGATTCGGACCGCGATCCACATAGCCCTATCGAAGGATTCTGGTTCAGCCATGTCTTGTGGATATTTGACTCCGATTATATCAGAGAAAAG TGTGGAAGACGTAACAATGTGATGGACTTGAAGCAACAATGGTTCTATAGGTTTCTTGGAAAGACAATGGGTCTCCACATCTCAGCATTTTGGACCCTCATCTACTTATGGGGTGGTCTACCTTACTTAACTTGGGGCGTG GGTGTTGGAGGAGTATACGCTTACCATATGACTTGGCTCATCAACTCGGCATGCCATATTTGGGGTTCGCAAGCGTGGAACACGAAAGACACCTCTCGTAACGTTTG GTGGCTAGGGCTATTCACGTTGGGAGAGAGCTGGCACAACAACCATCATGCCTTTGAGGCGTCGGCTAGGCACGGACTAGAATGGTATCAGGTAGACGTAACTTGGTACCTCATTCGGTTCTTCCAGGCTCTCGGTTTAGCCACTAATGTCANT ACTAATACTGCTAAGAATAATCTGTTCTCATAA
- the LOC104739161 gene encoding F-box protein SKIP16-like, protein MGLEDAGDLVLHIVLSKIGPESTGRVACVSRSLRVSASEESLWSIFCSRDLNISTPLDPNGEPVPSFKTAYQLWRESFRMYPWNLVKRVTLCWDNLKLWLSLNFPEAKATLRKGATEDDLEEFETLLKVKLPLPTRLLYRFVDGQELSSSNGLDGSLGLIGGYSAYSHEVNVYLLPLKEIIRETKETMRHLGFSNTSNLIVVAASVVASLKIFFLDCTNGKLYTGTSNRQLLPCVPDSLVRSVHGINGDHQSQDALLLWLEEHGRRLQAGTIKICEQENVKSISLFPELPPLCSVAITNGVQVRASSVFIPEISNLLDQPPAYWYAYSIRMSLVPEGCILNGTHHSSCQLSWRHWVIRADNEVIDKVNGEAVIGKYPLLQTGGEEFVYESCSSFPTTAGSIEGSFTFVPGSLRDPKGSQFEVKVAEFPLELPDYIF, encoded by the exons ATGGGGCTAGAAGATGCAGGAGATTTGGTTCTCCACATCGTATTATCCAAAATCGGTCCTGAAAGCACCGGGAGGGTGGCTTGTGTCAGTAGAAGCCTTAGGGTTTCCGCCTCCGAGGAATCTCTCTGGTCGATCTTTTGTTCCCGTGATCTTAATATCTCTACTCCACTCGATCCCAATGGAGAACCTGTGCCTTCCTTCAAG acAGCATATCAGTTGTGGAGGGAGTCATTTAGAATGTACCCTTGGAATCTTGTTAAACGAGTTACACTTTGTTGGGACAACCTCAAACTATGGTTGAGCTTAAACTTCCCTGAAGCAAAGGCAACACTGAGGAAAGGTGCCACAGAAGATGATCTTGAAGAATTCGAGACTCTTCTCAAAGTGAAGCTTCCTCTTCCCACAAGGCTTCTCTACCGTTTCGTTGATGGTCAAGAGCTGTCTTCCTCTAATGGGCTTGATGGGTCTTTGGGGCTTATAGGTGGCTACTCTGCTTATTCTCATGAAGTTAATGTCTACTTGCTACCTCTTAAAGAAATCATAAGGGAGACAAAGGAAACCATGCGCCACCTTGGTTTCTCCAACACTTCAAACCTTATAGTTGTGGCGGCATCCGTAGTGGCCAGTCTGAAAATCTTTTTCCTAGACTGCACAAACGGAAAGCTTTATACTGGGACAAGTAACCGCCAGTTACTTCCTTGTGTACCGGATTCTTTGGTTAGATCGGTTCATGGTATCAACGGCGATCATCAGTCACAGGATGCCTTGCTGCTTTGGTTGGAAGAACATGGCAGGCGGTTACAAGCCGGCACTATAAAAATCTGTGAACAGGAAAATGTCAAAAGTATCAGTTTGTTCCCGGAACTTCCTCCCCTGTGTTCTGTCGCCATAACTAATGGTGTGCAG GTACGTGCTTCGTCTGTTTTTATTCCGGAAATATCTAATCTTCTGGATCAGCCACCGGCTTACTGGTATGCATATTCAATCCGGATGTCTCTCGTTCCAGAAGGATGCATCTTGAATGGGACACATCATAGCTCTTGCCAACTGTCTTGGAGGCATTGGGTTATCCGAGCTGATAATGAAGTGATAGACAAGGTTAATGGAGAAGCTGTGATAGGAAAG TACCCGCTCTTACAAACCGGAGGGGAAGAGTTTGTGTATGAGAGTTGTTCAAGTTTTCCAACAACAGCTGGATCCATTGAAGGCTCTTTCACCTTTGTGCCTGGAAG TCTGAGAGATCCAAAAGGGAGTCAATTCGAAGTCAAAGTCGCAGAGTTTCCTCTGGAGTTACCGGACTACATCTTCTGA